The Nymphalis io chromosome 14, ilAglIoxx1.1, whole genome shotgun sequence genome has a segment encoding these proteins:
- the LOC126773442 gene encoding uncharacterized protein LOC126773442, translating to MWFIGILIAIFSNVFVVENRMLPIYYETEAPVTEDFMNAADTHDDESPHEKVILTTVTRTDDDGNGLKINEEIHGKYKKPCAIVVLSNVQNPSMQSLLRKYRYDSNGILIPKSVKYFIKLPQGLKSQSILVPLNDKAFSPLGGFVRYYKEVPPIPHAW from the exons ATGTGGTTTATAGGAATTTTAATAGCTATATTTTCAAACGTTTTTGTGGTCGAGAAT AGAATGTTACCTATATACTATGAAACCGAAGCACCGGTTACAGAGGATTTTATGAATGCTGCAGATACCCATGATGATGAAAGTCCACATGAAAAAGTTATACTGACAACAGTTACACGTACAGACGATGATGGCAATGGACtcaaaataaatgaagaaatcCATGGTAAATATAAGAAG CCATGTGCTATTGTAGTGTTATCTAATGTACAAAACCCGTCTATGCAATCTTTGCTTCGAAAATATAGATACGACTCAAACG GAATTCTCATaccaaaaagtgttaaatatttcatcaaattaCCCCAAGGATTAAAATCACAGTCTATTCTGGTGCCACTAAATGATAAAGCGTTTTCACCTTTGGGAGGTTTCGTGAG ATATTATAAAGAAGTACCACCTATCCCACACGCATGGTGA